One window of Campylobacter sp. RM12651 genomic DNA carries:
- the mobP1 gene encoding MobP1 family relaxase, which translates to MAKKIYLEDEELRAKKVFIKKEKVAKLPKNYKKRTLHKTYINSKKNTEVMIKIASSCYDAKSLKRHLNYISRKEKLELFDQDSNIYNNNNEAIENFLAYDEFEYDTSKNKKQIKETHNIIFSMKDHKNAPVEKIKEALTKTLKTKYPNNSFLVAMHKDTDNPHCHVVLKVKDNFGKRQHIRKKDLQDLRKLFALELNALKVEATATIKTKINLTPKVYKEKDKYMNYHEVVSFGDALYDFKEDNEPSFYVKMKDKNDKEFILWGKDLKEVVDNNNVCVGDKCYFAVTDQLEAKVTAKKKLPNKQFQYYELTTYKNIWEVSIKDKSEKHLQPLKQKQKSKYKILTKDEFKTESLKSNTLNKQDEFQNKFKFKDKTKYKNIENIEK; encoded by the coding sequence ATGGCTAAAAAAATATATTTAGAAGATGAAGAATTAAGAGCTAAAAAAGTATTTATTAAAAAAGAAAAAGTTGCAAAACTTCCTAAAAATTATAAAAAACGCACATTACATAAAACATATATTAATAGTAAAAAAAATACTGAAGTTATGATTAAAATAGCCAGTTCATGCTATGATGCAAAAAGCTTGAAACGGCATTTAAATTACATTTCAAGAAAAGAAAAGTTGGAATTATTTGATCAAGATAGCAATATATATAATAACAATAATGAAGCTATTGAAAATTTTTTAGCGTATGATGAATTTGAATATGATACAAGTAAAAATAAAAAGCAAATAAAGGAAACACACAATATCATATTTTCAATGAAAGATCATAAAAATGCACCAGTAGAAAAAATCAAAGAAGCTTTAACAAAGACTTTAAAAACTAAGTATCCTAATAATAGTTTTCTAGTAGCTATGCACAAAGATACAGATAATCCACATTGCCATGTTGTATTAAAAGTAAAAGATAATTTTGGTAAAAGACAACATATAAGAAAAAAGGATTTGCAAGATTTAAGAAAATTATTTGCACTAGAACTCAATGCTTTAAAAGTAGAAGCAACTGCAACAATAAAAACTAAAATTAATTTAACTCCTAAAGTGTATAAAGAAAAAGATAAATATATGAATTATCATGAAGTGGTAAGTTTCGGTGATGCATTATATGATTTTAAAGAAGATAATGAGCCAAGCTTTTATGTAAAAATGAAGGATAAAAATGATAAAGAATTTATATTGTGGGGCAAAGACTTAAAAGAAGTTGTAGATAACAATAATGTATGCGTAGGTGATAAATGCTATTTTGCTGTGACTGATCAATTAGAAGCAAAAGTGACAGCTAAGAAAAAATTACCTAATAAACAATTTCAATATTATGAATTAACCACTTATAAAAATATATGGGAAGTATCTATAAAAGATAAAAGCGAAAAGCATTTGCAACCTTTAAAGCAAAAGCAGAAATCTAAATATAAAATATTAACCAAAGATGAGTTTAAAACAGAGAGCCTTAAAAGTAATACACTAAATAAGCAAGATGAATTTCAAAATAAATTTAAGTTTAAAGATAAAACAAAATATAAAAATATAGAAAATATAGAAAAATAA
- a CDS encoding sugar-phosphate nucleotidyltransferase, translated as MAVNKAYLTCDKTPSGDEVYTPFYAVEPLLEFIPKSKTIWCPFDKEWSAFVQLFTKNGNKVIYSHIDDSRGGDFFYYEPKEHYDIIISNPPYSKKDKVLKKCYELNKPFCLLMPINALQGKARVDLFLKYGLELIVFDLRIDYHTNRNFEKTTKGNHFGSAYFCHNVLKEKMIFKKINKYEKSLK; from the coding sequence ATGGCAGTTAATAAAGCATATTTAACTTGTGATAAAACTCCATCTGGTGATGAAGTATATACACCTTTTTATGCAGTAGAACCATTACTAGAATTTATTCCTAAAAGCAAAACAATATGGTGTCCATTTGATAAGGAATGGTCAGCATTCGTTCAGCTTTTTACAAAAAATGGTAATAAGGTAATCTACTCTCACATTGATGATAGTAGGGGGGGGGATTTTTTTTATTATGAACCTAAAGAACATTACGATATTATTATTTCAAATCCACCGTATAGCAAAAAAGATAAAGTCTTGAAAAAGTGCTACGAGTTAAATAAACCATTTTGCTTATTAATGCCAATAAATGCATTGCAAGGTAAGGCTAGAGTAGATTTATTTTTAAAATATGGGTTAGAACTAATAGTTTTTGATTTAAGGATAGATTATCACACTAATAGAAATTTTGAAAAAACGACTAAGGGAAATCATTTTGGTAGTGCTTATTTTTGCCATAATGTATTAAAAGAAAAAATGATTTTTAAAAAAATTAATAAATACGAGAAAAGTTTAAAATAA
- the mobC gene encoding plasmid mobilization relaxosome protein MobC, with protein sequence MSSKKTTIRLKDYALEYLDKLKETKGVSYTQVIHELILICIKENYKFLKDENIKDVETKYKEIRIFISKDEYETLENFRKIHGFNSITKEAKYLILSSLKDEKYISKNQFNELMKAIVEIKKIGVNINQIAKVLNEKRFDNFSPDMQKFNKIVEDTNNEIKLTIKQIVSDYMALTKRLNG encoded by the coding sequence ATGAGCTCTAAAAAAACTACAATTAGATTAAAAGATTATGCACTTGAATATTTAGATAAGTTAAAAGAAACTAAAGGAGTTTCATATACTCAAGTAATACATGAGCTTATACTAATATGTATTAAGGAGAATTATAAATTTTTAAAAGATGAAAATATTAAAGATGTGGAAACCAAGTATAAAGAGATTAGAATTTTCATAAGCAAAGATGAGTATGAAACATTAGAAAATTTTAGAAAAATACACGGCTTTAATTCAATAACTAAAGAAGCTAAATATTTAATATTATCATCTTTAAAAGATGAAAAATATATTAGCAAAAATCAATTTAATGAACTAATGAAAGCTATTGTAGAAATTAAAAAAATAGGTGTAAATATAAATCAAATTGCAAAAGTTTTAAATGAAAAAAGATTTGATAACTTTAGTCCTGACATGCAAAAATTTAATAAAATTGTAGAAGATACAAACAATGAAATTAAACTAACAATAAAGCAAATTGTATCAGACTATATGGCTTTAACAAAGAGATTAAATGGCTAA